Proteins from one Oscillatoria nigro-viridis PCC 7112 genomic window:
- a CDS encoding alpha/beta fold hydrolase — protein sequence MPASFLPKSIAQLTESTSIALAQSIQREAITTPLSSEPIATTYVRQGSGKTPILLLHGFDSSLFEFRRLLPLLAAENETWAVDLLGFGFTERSAGLAFSARAIESHLYYFWKTLISQPVILVGASMGGAAAIDFTLNYPEAVKQLVLIDSAGFAISSNKGKFLIPPLGYLATSFLRNPKIRQRISVNAYFDKNLASVDAQTCAALHLEMPNWNQALIAFTKSGGYGGFGEKLSQIQQQTLILWGKQDRILGTADAEKFARAIANSQLIWISDCGHVPHLEKPQIAAQHILEFITKSVLTQKN from the coding sequence ATGCCAGCAAGTTTTCTGCCAAAATCGATCGCACAACTCACAGAATCTACCTCAATAGCCTTAGCCCAAAGCATTCAACGGGAGGCAATTACAACTCCCCTATCTTCTGAGCCAATTGCCACAACCTACGTGCGCCAAGGCAGCGGCAAAACACCGATTTTGCTACTTCACGGCTTCGACAGTTCCTTGTTTGAATTCCGCCGCCTGTTGCCGCTGCTAGCTGCCGAAAATGAAACTTGGGCGGTTGATTTGTTGGGTTTCGGGTTTACAGAAAGATCGGCAGGTTTGGCATTCAGCGCGAGGGCAATTGAAAGTCACCTCTACTATTTCTGGAAAACGCTAATTTCGCAGCCTGTAATCTTAGTGGGCGCTTCAATGGGAGGTGCAGCAGCAATTGATTTCACTCTCAATTATCCCGAAGCTGTAAAACAATTAGTGTTAATAGATAGCGCAGGTTTTGCCATCAGTTCTAATAAGGGAAAGTTTTTAATTCCTCCTTTAGGGTATCTGGCAACTTCATTTTTACGCAATCCAAAAATTCGCCAGCGAATTAGTGTCAATGCTTATTTCGATAAAAATTTGGCTTCTGTTGACGCTCAAACTTGTGCTGCTTTGCACTTGGAAATGCCTAACTGGAATCAAGCTTTAATTGCGTTTACCAAAAGTGGCGGTTACGGTGGTTTTGGGGAAAAATTATCGCAAATTCAGCAGCAGACGCTGATTTTGTGGGGAAAACAAGACCGGATTTTGGGGACGGCGGATGCGGAAAAGTTTGCAAGGGCGATCGCAAATTCTCAACTAATTTGGATATCAGACTGCGGGCACGTTCCCCACTTAGAAAAGCCACAGATTGCCGCGCAGCATATTTTAGAATTCATCACAAAAAGCGTACTCACGCAAAAAAATTAA
- a CDS encoding bifunctional 4-hydroxy-2-oxoglutarate aldolase/2-dehydro-3-deoxy-phosphogluconate aldolase: protein MNHQSWLTLLKKHRAIAVIRSSEKELASQMAKAVAAGGIQVIEITWNTHKAAELIAELRSEFPTFSIGTGTLLNLEEVQQAIDCGAQFLFTPHTDVAMIKTAVDAGVPIVPGAFSPTEIVTAWQAGATCVKVFPISALGGAAYLKSLQGPLGNIPLIPTGGVTLENAKVFIDAGAIAVGLAGDLFPKHLVENRDWRAIVQIARSLAQNLTTC from the coding sequence ATGAATCATCAATCTTGGTTGACACTACTAAAAAAACACCGGGCGATCGCAGTCATCCGTTCATCAGAAAAGGAACTTGCTTCGCAGATGGCAAAAGCGGTAGCAGCAGGAGGAATCCAGGTTATTGAAATTACTTGGAATACCCACAAAGCCGCTGAATTAATTGCGGAACTCCGCTCGGAATTCCCTACTTTTAGTATCGGCACCGGCACTTTATTAAACTTAGAAGAGGTGCAGCAAGCAATAGACTGCGGCGCTCAATTTCTGTTTACTCCGCACACCGATGTAGCGATGATTAAAACAGCAGTTGACGCCGGAGTGCCGATCGTCCCCGGTGCTTTTTCTCCTACAGAAATTGTGACCGCGTGGCAAGCAGGCGCTACCTGCGTTAAAGTGTTTCCGATATCGGCTTTGGGAGGCGCGGCTTACCTGAAAAGCCTGCAAGGCCCCCTGGGAAACATTCCTTTAATTCCCACTGGCGGAGTGACGCTGGAAAATGCGAAAGTATTTATTGACGCCGGGGCGATCGCCGTTGGTTTAGCCGGAGACTTATTTCCCAAACACTTAGTGGAAAATCGCGATTGGCGCGCGATCGTCCAAATTGCCCGATCTCTCGCCCAAAACTTAACAACTTGTTAA
- a CDS encoding glycosyltransferase family 4 protein, translating to MKITFVLPNLSLTGGMRVLSIYTELLQKRGHKIFIVSTPVSQPTLIEQLRSLLRGRGWQSAPKTPKSHFDKVDVEIRVLETYRPITDLDVPDADIVMATWWETAEWVAKLSPSKGTKVYFLQHYEAFDYIPKGRVEATWRLPMHKIAVAQWLADIARNEYGDLSVSLVPPTVDTKQFYDPHSRSKQPRGKQLVPTVGMYYTTTPWKGCDIALKAFSIAAKKIPNLRLVAFGGGGDTPAPNVLPDGTEYNKEPAQDQLKEFYSKCDAWLFASRSEGFGLPIIEAMACGTPVIGTPAGAAPELLAGGGGILVKPEDPEDMAKAIEQICQLPDAEWRAMSETALETVINYTWEDATNLFEAALYAALERQAQLTNKT from the coding sequence ATGAAAATTACTTTTGTCCTTCCTAACCTGAGTCTTACAGGTGGTATGAGGGTGTTATCTATCTACACAGAACTGCTGCAAAAGCGAGGACACAAAATATTTATCGTCTCTACGCCCGTGTCGCAACCGACTTTGATCGAACAATTGCGATCGCTGCTCAGAGGTAGGGGTTGGCAGTCCGCTCCCAAGACACCAAAGTCTCACTTTGATAAAGTGGATGTCGAAATTCGAGTTCTCGAAACCTACCGTCCAATTACCGACCTTGACGTACCTGATGCCGATATTGTCATGGCTACTTGGTGGGAAACTGCCGAGTGGGTGGCCAAACTCTCCCCCAGCAAAGGAACGAAAGTATATTTTCTCCAACATTATGAGGCTTTTGACTACATACCAAAAGGTCGAGTAGAGGCAACTTGGCGGCTGCCGATGCACAAAATCGCTGTGGCCCAGTGGCTGGCCGACATAGCTCGGAATGAATACGGCGATTTGTCTGTATCTCTCGTCCCTCCTACGGTGGACACCAAACAGTTTTACGACCCCCACTCGCGATCGAAGCAGCCGCGAGGCAAGCAATTAGTTCCCACAGTCGGGATGTACTATACTACAACTCCTTGGAAAGGCTGCGATATTGCCCTGAAAGCTTTCTCTATAGCTGCTAAAAAAATTCCTAACCTTCGTTTAGTTGCCTTTGGTGGCGGGGGCGATACTCCTGCTCCCAATGTGCTGCCTGATGGTACTGAGTATAATAAGGAACCTGCTCAAGACCAACTAAAAGAATTTTACAGCAAATGCGATGCTTGGCTGTTTGCCAGCAGATCCGAAGGCTTTGGCTTGCCAATTATCGAAGCTATGGCTTGTGGCACTCCAGTCATCGGCACTCCAGCAGGTGCGGCTCCGGAACTACTTGCTGGCGGGGGTGGCATACTTGTCAAGCCAGAAGACCCAGAGGATATGGCAAAAGCGATCGAGCAGATTTGTCAGTTGCCTGATGCCGAATGGCGCGCCATGTCAGAGACTGCTTTGGAGACGGTGATCAATTATACTTGGGAGGATGCAACTAATCTCTTCGAGGCGGCACTGTACGCTGCTTTGGAACGTCAGGCACAATTAACGAACAAGACATAA
- a CDS encoding glycosyltransferase family 4 protein has translation MKITFVLPTLSLTGGIRVVSIFAECLRKRGHSVFVISLPHPQPSMRQQVKSLLRGRGWISPPENEPSFFDNLGVEHKLTDRYRPVEDKDVPDADVVIATWWETAEWVAKLSPSKGAKAYFIQHHEIFDYLPQGRVEATWMLPMHKITISEWLVDLARTKYHDSKVSLAPPSVDTKQFYACPRNKQSVPTVGLMYSTLNWKGTDIALKAFSLAAEKIPNLRLVAFGTEAPSSELPLPANAEYVIQPDQDKIKDYYSKCDAWLLASRSEGFGLPIIEAMACRTPVISTQVGAAPEILSGGTGILVRPEDPQEMAKAIESICQLPNSKWQAMSEAAYAKVSNYTWEDATDHFEVALKVAVDKSQDRDVNIDSFSPYYEDEKEDEKIPVEC, from the coding sequence ATGAAAATCACCTTTGTTCTTCCTACTCTGTCTCTGACAGGCGGAATACGAGTAGTATCTATTTTTGCAGAATGTTTGAGAAAGCGAGGACACTCCGTGTTCGTCATCTCTTTACCCCACCCCCAACCGAGTATGCGCCAGCAAGTCAAGTCGCTGCTGCGGGGACGCGGTTGGATTTCCCCACCTGAAAACGAACCCTCATTTTTCGATAACTTAGGTGTAGAACACAAACTTACCGATCGCTACCGCCCGGTAGAAGACAAAGATGTACCTGACGCTGACGTAGTCATTGCCACCTGGTGGGAAACCGCCGAGTGGGTAGCCAAACTCTCTCCTAGCAAAGGAGCAAAAGCTTATTTTATCCAGCACCACGAAATTTTTGACTATCTACCTCAAGGTAGAGTAGAGGCAACTTGGATGCTGCCTATGCACAAAATTACGATCTCTGAGTGGTTAGTTGACCTAGCTCGGACTAAATACCACGATAGCAAAGTTTCTTTAGCTCCTCCGAGCGTGGACACCAAGCAATTTTACGCCTGTCCTCGCAACAAACAATCTGTTCCTACAGTGGGTCTAATGTACTCTACACTCAACTGGAAAGGAACCGACATCGCCCTCAAAGCTTTTTCCCTAGCAGCAGAAAAGATCCCCAACCTGCGTCTGGTTGCCTTCGGTACAGAGGCTCCATCCTCGGAATTGCCCCTACCGGCCAATGCCGAGTATGTAATTCAACCCGACCAAGACAAAATCAAAGACTATTACAGCAAATGCGATGCTTGGCTGCTGGCGAGCCGCTCAGAAGGCTTCGGCTTGCCAATTATCGAAGCGATGGCGTGCCGGACTCCCGTCATCAGTACCCAAGTAGGCGCTGCTCCTGAAATTTTGAGCGGTGGTACTGGCATACTTGTAAGACCAGAAGATCCTCAAGAAATGGCAAAAGCCATAGAGTCTATCTGTCAGTTGCCAAATTCCAAGTGGCAAGCCATGTCTGAAGCCGCCTATGCCAAGGTGAGCAATTATACTTGGGAAGATGCCACGGATCATTTTGAAGTGGCATTAAAAGTTGCTGTAGACAAATCTCAAGACCGCGACGTTAACATAGATTCCTTTTCTCCCTACTATGAGGACGAAAAAGAGGACGAAAAAATTCCGGTTGAATGCTAA
- a CDS encoding WecB/TagA/CpsF family glycosyltransferase, whose product MKTVNLLNVSIDNFSITELFEKLDGEGGVVFTPNVDHLIKLQYDRDFYDAYNTSTYRVCDSQILMYASKFLGTPLKEKISGSDLFPAFYMYHKDNEKIKIFLLGAAEGIAKKAQEKINQKIGREIVVEALSPSFGFEKNEEECETIIDAINKSGATVLAIGVGAPKQEKWLVKYRSKLTHVKIFLAVGATIDFEAGCKARAPKWMSEVGIEWAYRLLSEPRRLWKRYLIEGLPFFRLILEQKLGFYKMPFMESKTSQLEWKGGS is encoded by the coding sequence ATGAAAACAGTTAATTTATTGAATGTCTCGATAGATAACTTCTCAATAACAGAGTTGTTTGAAAAACTCGACGGCGAAGGTGGTGTCGTATTTACACCCAATGTAGACCACTTGATTAAATTACAGTATGACCGCGACTTCTATGATGCTTACAATACATCTACTTATAGAGTCTGCGACAGTCAAATATTGATGTATGCTTCCAAGTTTTTGGGTACTCCTCTCAAAGAAAAGATTTCAGGTTCGGATTTGTTCCCGGCATTTTATATGTATCACAAAGATAACGAGAAGATTAAAATATTTTTGCTAGGAGCTGCTGAAGGTATTGCTAAGAAAGCCCAGGAAAAAATTAACCAAAAAATTGGTAGAGAAATAGTGGTTGAAGCACTTTCTCCTTCTTTTGGCTTTGAAAAAAATGAGGAAGAATGTGAAACAATAATTGACGCGATCAATAAATCAGGAGCGACAGTTCTGGCCATAGGAGTGGGAGCGCCCAAGCAAGAGAAGTGGCTGGTTAAATACAGGAGCAAATTAACACACGTCAAAATTTTTTTAGCAGTAGGTGCAACCATTGATTTTGAAGCGGGCTGCAAAGCCAGAGCTCCCAAATGGATGAGCGAAGTCGGCATAGAATGGGCGTACCGACTGTTAAGTGAACCGAGAAGGTTGTGGAAAAGATATTTGATTGAAGGTCTGCCTTTTTTCCGATTAATCTTAGAACAAAAATTAGGGTTTTATAAAATGCCTTTCATGGAGAGCAAAACCAGCCAGCTAGAATGGAAAGGTGGCTCCTAA
- a CDS encoding Hsp70 family protein: protein MAIAIDFGTSNTVAARWNPARSQPETLKLPGLSAISAQNPPLIPSLLYVEDAAQSKVILGQQVRDKGMDLSGDSRFFRNFKRGIGTSVQGFVPELDGQLVTFERVGEWYLSQIVSSIRELPLPIDSLIFTVPVDSFEAYRHWLGKVSQSLEVEQVRMLDEPTAAALGYGLADRENLLVIDFGGGTLDLSLVRLDASSNKKPLGFILKWGEKLLAESSAQKTKVARVLAKAGQNLGGSDIDNWLVDYFVQTKGLAKSPITTRLAERLKIQLSLVNQAVEVYFDDENFESYELELDRTRFESILAEHQFFEKLDECMNQVLQQARRQGLEIGDIDAVLLVGGTVQIPAVGRWVEQYFDPAKIRCDKPFEAIAQGALQLSQGIEIKDFLYHSYGIRYWNRRDNCHSWHSLIKSGQSYPMSEPVELVLGASLESQPSIELIIGELGAETGGTEIYFDGDRIITRQLAGQTSVQPLNDKDGARSIAQLTPPGYPGSDRIKVLFRVDEQRFLRITVEDLLTNETLLEDKPVVQLS, encoded by the coding sequence ATGGCGATCGCAATTGATTTTGGAACTAGCAACACCGTGGCAGCTCGCTGGAATCCAGCCCGATCGCAGCCCGAAACTTTGAAATTACCGGGATTGTCGGCAATCTCGGCTCAAAATCCGCCCCTAATTCCCAGTTTACTCTACGTTGAGGACGCTGCTCAAAGTAAAGTCATACTCGGTCAGCAAGTCCGCGACAAAGGCATGGATTTGAGTGGAGATTCTCGGTTTTTTCGCAATTTTAAGCGGGGAATTGGCACTTCAGTTCAGGGTTTTGTGCCAGAACTTGACGGGCAACTTGTTACTTTTGAACGAGTAGGCGAGTGGTATTTGAGCCAAATTGTGAGCTCAATTCGCGAACTGCCCTTGCCGATCGATTCTTTGATTTTTACTGTACCGGTAGATAGTTTTGAAGCTTACCGCCATTGGTTGGGCAAAGTATCTCAATCTCTGGAAGTAGAACAGGTGCGGATGTTGGACGAACCTACGGCGGCTGCTTTGGGTTACGGTTTGGCCGATCGCGAAAATCTGTTAGTAATTGATTTCGGCGGCGGAACTCTCGATCTTTCTTTGGTGCGTTTGGACGCTTCCTCCAACAAAAAGCCCCTCGGTTTTATTCTCAAATGGGGCGAAAAGCTATTAGCTGAATCTTCAGCGCAAAAAACAAAAGTTGCCCGGGTTTTGGCTAAAGCCGGACAAAATTTAGGCGGTTCTGATATTGATAATTGGCTGGTTGACTATTTTGTTCAAACAAAAGGGCTGGCAAAATCTCCGATTACAACGAGATTGGCAGAACGGTTAAAGATTCAATTGTCTTTGGTGAATCAGGCGGTTGAGGTTTATTTTGATGACGAAAATTTTGAGAGTTACGAATTAGAATTAGACCGAACTCGTTTTGAATCTATCCTGGCGGAACATCAGTTTTTTGAGAAACTCGACGAGTGCATGAATCAAGTATTGCAGCAAGCGCGGCGCCAAGGCTTAGAAATTGGCGATATCGACGCAGTTTTGCTAGTTGGCGGTACTGTGCAAATTCCCGCTGTCGGGCGTTGGGTGGAACAATATTTCGATCCGGCAAAAATTCGCTGCGACAAACCCTTTGAGGCGATCGCCCAAGGTGCTCTGCAACTGAGTCAAGGCATAGAAATCAAAGATTTTCTCTATCACAGTTACGGAATTCGCTACTGGAACCGCCGCGACAATTGCCACAGTTGGCACAGTTTAATCAAATCCGGCCAGTCTTATCCGATGAGCGAACCCGTAGAATTAGTCTTGGGAGCTTCTTTAGAAAGTCAGCCAAGTATAGAATTAATTATCGGCGAATTGGGAGCGGAAACTGGCGGCACGGAGATATATTTTGATGGCGACAGGATAATTACTCGCCAACTCGCGGGCCAAACATCGGTACAGCCCTTAAATGATAAAGACGGAGCACGCAGCATCGCTCAATTGACGCCGCCTGGGTATCCGGGGAGCGATCGCATAAAAGTTTTATTCCGCGTTGACGAACAGCGCTTTTTACGCATTACCGTGGAAGATTTGCTGACAAATGAAACTTTGTTAGAGGATAAACCCGTGGTGCAGTTAAGTTAA
- a CDS encoding L,D-transpeptidase, which translates to MNSIINSTYFRRAGTFCAGCALTFAAFCGGSIPAIASEQHNIIANKIMLLQQSSERWIEIDLSRQRLIAWEGNTPVYAVIISSGKSSTPTRTGTFAVQTKYRVTRMTGPDYDVPDVPYTMYYDGGNAIHGAYWHNLFGNPVTHGCTNVAVNHAKWLFEWASVGTPVVVHKSQV; encoded by the coding sequence ATGAACAGCATTATCAACTCAACTTACTTCCGCCGCGCTGGAACTTTCTGTGCCGGCTGCGCCCTCACTTTTGCTGCATTCTGCGGCGGTTCAATTCCTGCAATTGCCAGCGAACAGCACAACATAATTGCCAATAAAATTATGCTGTTGCAGCAATCCAGCGAACGCTGGATTGAAATAGATTTGTCCAGACAAAGGTTAATAGCTTGGGAAGGAAATACACCCGTTTACGCGGTGATTATTTCCAGCGGCAAATCATCGACTCCCACCCGCACGGGAACCTTTGCCGTTCAAACCAAATACCGCGTTACTAGAATGACTGGGCCGGACTACGACGTGCCCGACGTTCCCTATACAATGTATTACGACGGCGGCAATGCAATTCACGGCGCTTACTGGCACAATTTGTTTGGCAATCCCGTTACTCACGGCTGCACAAATGTAGCTGTCAATCACGCTAAATGGCTATTTGAATGGGCTTCGGTGGGAACACCCGTGGTGGTACACAAATCTCAGGTTTAG
- a CDS encoding YybH family protein, with translation MIVTEDRARELALDWVEAWNTHNLDRIMSHYAEDVILISPVAAQLLNEPSGTVTGKEALRNYFKKGLEVYPDLKFELLDVMWGVSSVVLYYINQKGTKTGEFMEVSSTGKVTKVVAHYNG, from the coding sequence ATGATCGTCACTGAAGATAGAGCGCGTGAACTTGCACTTGATTGGGTAGAAGCTTGGAATACTCATAATCTCGATCGAATCATGTCCCATTACGCAGAAGATGTAATTCTGATATCGCCTGTCGCAGCGCAACTGCTAAACGAACCATCTGGGACAGTGACAGGCAAAGAAGCGCTGCGAAACTACTTCAAAAAGGGGCTGGAAGTTTATCCTGACCTCAAGTTTGAGTTGCTTGATGTGATGTGGGGAGTTTCCAGTGTTGTCCTTTACTACATCAACCAAAAAGGCACCAAGACAGGTGAGTTTATGGAAGTCAGTTCAACCGGAAAAGTGACTAAAGTTGTTGCTCATTACAACGGGTAG
- a CDS encoding YwqG family protein: MNYKLEFPLSPELEKYRDRIEATIKPYIEIQTQNNDDVNWWQSKFGGCPYLPKGFEYPKSCDGKYLFLLAQLNFDEIPPLDGFPDRGILQFYIADDDLYGLNLDNSANADNHTIEDQFKIIYFPQPDFKVENIITNYDFLPEPEYFPVQGCYSLQFTKKYAPISTHDYQFTELLGSEIEELFMNHEIEDEYLEISQPVGHKIGGYPDFTQEDVRKYRSNSEQKQKPDILLLQMDTDCNETVDIMWGDTGVGNFFIDESALRELDFSEVLYNWDCA, from the coding sequence ATGAATTATAAATTAGAATTTCCACTCTCTCCCGAATTAGAAAAGTATCGCGACAGAATCGAAGCTACCATTAAACCTTACATCGAAATTCAAACCCAGAATAATGATGACGTTAATTGGTGGCAGAGTAAATTTGGGGGATGTCCTTATTTACCTAAAGGCTTTGAATATCCCAAAAGTTGTGACGGTAAATATTTATTTTTGCTAGCGCAACTTAACTTTGATGAAATACCGCCTTTAGATGGTTTTCCCGATCGGGGAATTTTGCAGTTCTATATAGCTGACGATGACCTATATGGTTTAAATTTGGACAATTCTGCCAATGCAGATAATCATACAATCGAAGACCAATTCAAAATAATCTATTTTCCTCAGCCCGACTTCAAAGTTGAAAACATTATTACCAATTATGATTTTTTGCCGGAACCAGAATATTTTCCTGTTCAGGGCTGTTACAGCTTGCAATTTACTAAAAAATATGCGCCGATTAGTACCCATGACTACCAATTTACCGAACTTTTAGGCTCGGAAATTGAAGAGTTATTTATGAACCATGAAATTGAGGATGAGTACCTAGAAATATCGCAACCCGTTGGTCATAAAATAGGTGGTTATCCTGATTTTACACAAGAGGACGTAAGAAAATATAGGAGTAACTCCGAGCAAAAACAAAAGCCAGACATTCTTCTATTGCAAATGGATACCGATTGCAATGAGACAGTAGATATCATGTGGGGAGACACTGGTGTAGGTAACTTTTTTATTGATGAATCAGCACTCAGAGAATTAGATTTTAGTGAGGTTTTATATAATTGGGATTGTGCTTGA
- a CDS encoding DUF4079 domain-containing protein: MNLPSFLWLWKIAAWSMGVSLLAYLLLAVTGTWMFAARSTKQQRPKWLRPFHLGTGAGMATLVILLLGIGVVGTLGYYGNLGHSAHLPAGLAVVALVLVSVGSGLQIGPKQPWARPLHIGTNLALFGGFVTVLLTGWTIVQKYLPKV; encoded by the coding sequence ATGAATCTGCCTTCTTTTTTGTGGTTGTGGAAAATAGCGGCTTGGTCAATGGGTGTTTCCCTGTTAGCTTACCTGTTGCTGGCCGTTACTGGAACCTGGATGTTTGCCGCCCGCAGTACCAAACAGCAGCGCCCAAAGTGGCTGCGTCCCTTTCATTTGGGGACTGGTGCGGGGATGGCAACTTTGGTAATTTTACTGCTGGGAATTGGTGTAGTCGGTACGCTGGGATACTACGGCAATTTGGGTCACTCGGCTCATTTACCGGCAGGATTAGCTGTTGTTGCTTTGGTATTGGTTTCTGTTGGAAGCGGGCTGCAAATTGGCCCTAAACAGCCTTGGGCGCGTCCCCTCCACATCGGCACTAATTTGGCTTTGTTTGGGGGATTTGTGACTGTGTTGCTCACAGGATGGACGATCGTACAAAAGTATTTGCCGAAAGTTTGA
- a CDS encoding ATP-binding protein — MTYRLTGKFTVSDTGIGMNTKQIERVFQGFTQADESTIRRYGGTGLRLAIAQKFCQMMSGDISRVSELGKGSNFTV, encoded by the coding sequence TTGACATATCGCTTAACTGGAAAATTCACAGTCAGCGATACTGGAATTGGAATGAATACAAAGCAAATTGAGAGAGTATTTCAAGGTTTTACGCAAGCGGACGAGTCTACTATTCGCCGATACGGCGGTACGGGTTTGAGATTGGCAATCGCCCAGAAATTCTGTCAGATGATGAGTGGAGATATTAGTCGGGTGAGCGAGTTGGGAAAAGGCTCAAATTTTACTGTATAA
- a CDS encoding CPBP family intramembrane glutamic endopeptidase, translating to MLDMGDRKTALLALTLLVPAASIGIIAGLYIAPEGWGQTLSVFCQVWLLVFPIAWSVFVDREKLSFSLPKRQELLAGSIWGIFMFAVIVGIYSLFGQQSIDPVVAKEKSYQLGISSPNIYLIVEAYFVLVNSLIEEFTWRWFVCNKCQILIPGTKAIFLSSLFFTMHHIFVIAAYSDWQAVLLGSLAVFTAGIIWSHSYLTYRSLWSSYISHAIADFALAIIGWQIIFN from the coding sequence ATGCTGGACATGGGCGATCGCAAAACAGCACTATTGGCTTTAACACTGCTTGTCCCTGCCGCTAGTATCGGTATCATAGCAGGCTTGTATATTGCCCCGGAAGGCTGGGGACAAACACTGTCAGTCTTTTGTCAAGTTTGGTTGCTGGTTTTTCCGATCGCGTGGTCTGTTTTTGTCGATCGCGAAAAGCTGAGTTTCTCCCTGCCCAAGCGCCAAGAATTGCTGGCTGGATCTATTTGGGGAATATTCATGTTTGCGGTGATTGTGGGTATCTATAGCCTTTTTGGCCAGCAGTCGATCGATCCTGTAGTTGCTAAAGAAAAATCGTACCAATTAGGTATTAGCAGCCCTAATATTTACTTGATTGTAGAAGCATATTTTGTGCTGGTTAACTCGCTGATTGAAGAATTTACTTGGCGGTGGTTTGTCTGCAACAAGTGCCAGATTCTCATACCGGGAACAAAAGCAATATTTCTGAGTTCGCTATTTTTCACGATGCACCACATTTTTGTAATAGCAGCTTACAGCGACTGGCAGGCTGTTCTCTTAGGTTCCTTAGCTGTCTTCACCGCCGGGATAATTTGGTCGCATTCTTATCTGACTTACCGTTCGCTTTGGTCTAGTTATATCAGCCACGCAATCGCAGATTTTGCCCTGGCAATTATTGGTTGGCAAATCATCTTTAACTAG
- a CDS encoding alpha/beta fold hydrolase, whose translation MKFSSDDVLWLSVSPSLQFFDRSLLSYLNDSVPVQIWEYQQTEDEACSLDMAVELLHEFLTGRDRPIHLIGHSTSGLVGLMYARRYPHKVSSLGLLSVGVPSAINWQAHYYTYLSAFPWSRKQVLNQIVCDMLGCQNKIINQKFISYFEDDLAFSPCPHSLFRISNPREQGVEVPLLICSSKTDFLVSPVVMRRWSKFLKKGDRLWECQDGRHFFHHFYPEQVGEEILNFWLSIPSRQVIINYKF comes from the coding sequence ATGAAATTTAGTTCAGATGACGTACTTTGGTTAAGTGTAAGTCCCAGTTTGCAATTCTTCGATCGATCGCTGCTTTCCTACTTAAATGATTCTGTACCAGTGCAAATATGGGAATACCAACAAACTGAAGATGAAGCTTGTTCTTTAGATATGGCAGTTGAACTTTTGCACGAGTTTTTAACAGGGCGCGATCGCCCAATTCATCTAATAGGCCACAGTACCAGCGGATTAGTTGGTTTAATGTATGCGCGCCGCTATCCTCACAAAGTAAGTTCTTTGGGGCTTTTATCTGTCGGTGTGCCATCTGCTATTAATTGGCAAGCACATTACTATACGTATCTTTCAGCTTTTCCCTGGAGCCGCAAACAAGTTTTGAATCAAATAGTATGCGATATGCTGGGATGCCAAAATAAAATTATCAATCAAAAATTCATATCATATTTTGAGGATGACTTAGCCTTTTCTCCTTGTCCTCACTCCTTATTTAGGATTAGTAATCCCCGCGAGCAAGGTGTAGAAGTACCTTTGTTAATATGCAGCAGCAAAACAGATTTTCTGGTATCTCCTGTTGTCATGCGTCGCTGGTCGAAATTTCTTAAAAAAGGCGATCGGCTTTGGGAGTGTCAAGACGGTAGGCATTTCTTTCACCACTTCTATCCAGAACAAGTCGGCGAAGAAATACTTAATTTTTGGCTATCTATACCCAGCCGCCAAGTAATTATAAATTATAAATTTTAG